The DNA segment CAGAAAtggccttcattttcttttttgtggTAGTAGGTGTAGTGAGCAAAACCTTTGATCGTAAGAAGATATAAAGATCACAAAATCAGAATTTCACCAAAGGAGAAACTTAGTAATCTATTGTGGCTATAAAGACTACCATATGACTAAGTTGATCATAATTTATAAATCCTAAACATACAGAAGAATCAGGAAATGTGAAGAAAGAAGCTCATTGATTTCAATAACTCTGATGCCTATGTAATTTATACCTCAAAGAAACACTAAACTATGAAGTAGAGGGAACAAATCAGCCTACCATATCAATGTTTTTCTTGGCAGcttctctcttcaaatcagcactCTCTTCAAATGGAAGGTCTGGCACAATAATCCCTGCAGAGTACACATTTAACATTTTTCTTACCATATGACAAATATTGTTCTCTTCATACGGTCAAATGTCTAGCAAGAACATTTGGCTAACAACAAATCTATGTCCTCTTCATAGAAATATGAAGAAATATTATCTTCCAAGTGTAGAACAATCAAATTTCATATGTCAGGTATATTTTGAAGTTGGAGATAAGCGAAGCTTGAGCATCTGAACAAGTCATGCATTACCTTTGGCACCAGCATCTTCCAATGCAGACAAGAACCATTCACTTCTGCGGGCCAGTATTAGATTGTAATATGAGTATATTACAATCGGACAAGAGATTTGTGGAACTACCTGCATAAATTTGATCACACATTATATTCCTTTTGGAACTTCAAAAGTATGGGATGATCTCTGAAAGAGTTCAAGAAGATTGGCCCGAAAGCAACCCAACTGTAATGTGATATTACTGAGCATCCTCATGGTGACATTCTTGGAGATTGTGGGTTAACCATTTAATTACAATGTGTTATAAGGGACAACTGCCTACAAGCTTGTTTGCTGACTCCATTTGAACTTTATAATAACTTGTCAAAGTAATTCGAGGAACCAAGACCGAAACAAACTTTAGATTTTCCAAGTGCATATCTTTTTTTTCAAAAGCAAGAGAGATTCCTTTATTGAATGGAGGCTTAAGTACCGAAAGGATTACCTGTTAATATGCTGTTTTTTTAATAGGCATTTGAGATGTTCATAGATCAGAAGGTGCTAATGTTGAAACCAATGCAACTCTACTCTAACAATCAGTTGCCGAACCAATGATTTTTTCAAAGTTAAGATTgtcgtaagatatattatagatagagCTAACAAAGCAACAGACCTATGCATTAGTAGTAGGATGCTGTCTCTAAGGATGTCTTACCTCCTTTAACATGGAGATGACTGCTTCCATGTTTGTCTTGCCAGCCAAGGCTCTTTTGTTTGATGCCTACAGAAGGGGAAAAAAAGGAACATGAATCTTATTAGATAGAAGCcttgcttcttctttttctctgtctctctctctctcttaggaaAAAAATCAGTGGCAAATATAGATTGACTGGTGATACAAGAAAtaatcagaaaagaaaaaaatcaagaacctGTATCACAGGACCATCCAAAATAGGATTATTGTATGGCAACCCCAACTCGATTATATCAGCACCACAACAGTCCAGTAGCTTCAGGGCTTTTGCTGTTGTCGATAGATCAGGATCACCAGCAGTGATGTATGGTATAAATGCAACCTAAGCAGAGATAACATATCTTGTTAAAGATGATTAAGTAATCGACAACTGCTTTTTCTGTGATGTTCATAATTTCTTCGGCAAAAGGAGCAATGTTGTTGCTTATCCAGCAAAATAGCATTGATATGTGCACCCTTTTCTTGGGTTTGTGTTGCAGATCGTATCATCCTCCTATGCATGGACATAATAATGGTGGCATTACTTGGTGGCCTCATACAACTTGTATTCCCATACAGCTCTCAGAGAGGGTCAACTTCAGAACCCGCCATGAGGGCAATTAAATATAGAGGATGACGAAATACATATAGCCTCAAATAGTTCCGTATCCTTATGGACAGAGATGTTGCCTTGTCCTAACTAGATTCACCTGCTTCATATGATGTCAATAGATACAACCTTTTAGATAACTATGTTTACTAAATATATTGCTCCATTCTCCTGCAGATTTCCCTTTTGGAGGGCAATCCTACAGATTTCACCTTGCAATTCTTCCCTTTTGAAGCTAAATCATCTTAGTTAAGAGAAAATTGAAGGAAGAAACTTAAAAGAAAAAGATAGCAGGGGATGCGTAACCCGAAGGCAAGAAAGACAAGAGCTCACTCTTCCTTGTCTTCTTAAATCGGAGAAGGTTTCGGAGATTCCCAGCCCCTGAGCTCTCATCCTAAGCGAAGATTTTGGAGGGTGGTTCATCAGAATGGAGTGGAATCTGGGTTTTGCTGAAGAAACATGGAAGCAGCAGGAGTTGGGAGCCACAGCCACGGTACCGGAAGCCATGATCTTTTAGGCGTCGGAACACAAGGCTCACCTGAACTCTCCCCAAGCAATCCATGGCGTTTTATAGGGCTTCGAAAGAGCTCGACCACCTCGAGATTCACATGCTCAAAGTGtcccgaggaagaagaagaagaagatgggtgGAAACTTCTGTATGCAAACTGCTGATCGAGTTGTCCGATGTATGTATGAGGTGAAAAGGAAACGTTTTACACCCACCGACGGATTTTGGCATGCGGTGACTGTTCTTTTGTTGGATGTACGGAAGCTCAAAGCCAAGTTTGCTAGATATTATTTGTATGAATAATATAGATTCCGATACATGATGGTGATGTATGAtatctatttataaaatattaagaatttaaaattttatttgatatatttgagAGTGTCAAttaatttattgataaaaattttatattagaatccTATTTTGGCCACTTATATTTACGATATAGATTCAGATGAATGTGTATAGATGTGGGGACCATTTGTAGTTTTCAATGTGAAACAtgtgttttttcctttttttttggttATGTTCCCGGCAATGTGACACTGTCACAATCCATGAGCTTCTAGAAGATGATGATGCATCTGTCCCTGCGAATCCATAAATATCATGTGATTCGCAAGGAATGATGGTGTATCTTTTATAAGGTTATATCGAGAGATGGGGCGGTCCGAATCGAAATCATATATGGTTAAAACTAAATTCGAACCGAGTTAAAATCGGAACCGAAATAGTATGATAGTTTATCCGTTTCAAATCGAACCAATGGTTCAATTATAGAATCGACGATTTCAGATTTAAAAAAAAGGGGTCGAAGTACCTTTGATTAATCGTTtgagattattttaaaaataaatattttgattgatgtgtttatttttgttttgatttttataGTGATTATTGATAAATACACTATTAGATTAGATTAGAATCACATGTTCGATGTattgtaacaaaaaaaaaaattacaagagatcATCCGCGAAGATAATGAATAATTGTTCGATGTTTCAATTGAACaaactatcacggacaaacttcttaatatgatgtttgatgtaatttttatgtatgtctgtgtcttttgatatgttcatgctttgcacagtatttagagggacgatcgaagggttaatagtcccattttagtttggtttggtggccattttaggcttgtaaataaatattgtatCATCTGGAcaattgtgagagatattcggtctgtaatggatcattttaatcctttgttatgcaactgtttagagattgtaaagtttgtttataatttgtattgactatgaaatattttctgaaatatttgcttatggatcccgagtaagacgttttctctaacctgtttctcttttgtatgtcctaagggatcatgggagATTCTGGGGAAGCTaatctttgcggacggacacgcaagggtattgtatgatttaggcaaaaccagctaagtccgtgacagatggtatcaaagcaggaCATACACACATAGAAATACTTGGTATGCAAACGtgtgggacctagtggggctacgttgagggcagccagcacgtgcgaccgtttggggggaaaacgggcatgaagatATAGGGAAAAAGAAGTTGCTCAAAAGAACGGACATTTGAGATTGACATTCGgagaaatggccaacccttcgagcaagaggcaccacgaggacaagcaagctgggaagaatgtataacgcacaaaggttgggatgactaaatttgagctatggctcaacgttggcaattatacttgatggtgcttaaggcaagcgaggcgcttggtaaaggatgagaccatgtaagataGAATGTAttgttcagcgaccgaaagagttgtgcaaagctcacaaaggtgaggtaattgctaactcgaagaatttggtactaatgcaaaggcttgtatacgaacgatggattgttcgtggccatcccaaggtgaccgaatctcggcgccatggagcattgaaactttctcttcagcatgagaaggatacgtatgtataaggttgaagtgtgcattgagttcagcatattgctaggtcTTGAGGGGTGTAGTGGTGGCTATATTGACATGGAGGCACAATCTAGCAAATGCGTTTGcgggaggcagaataatgcacaatttgttcagtaAGGCGGAGTAGCAAGTGGAAAGTGGTCTCCGAAACATccaaagagaaggaagagaagagaaaacttgctccaatgggacagataTTTAGGAGGGATATGTCTTGGCTATCGAGAGAGAGAACCATATGCAACGAACCACACATATTGAGGAGTATTTCAAAACAACTTCAtaaagctcaacggaccgagcgagcggcgaggagtcgtcgcatgatctcgtttgagataatgcattgcgagatcaagtggggaagtgactcaaggcaacacaaatgaaggcacacttagagtcgatatagaTATCAGATTCAATggggggctgacccgtggaatggtgggcgcgagggccaccatcatctCAATACAAAACGAGAAGCGAAGCAACtttggtgtaacttggcgaagtacccaagctacatgaagtgagccgacatagaagatggaatatggagcggaggcacaaagctttccttggacagaggtcaaggacatgaactcttacagaggcaagagtgggatcatgtcgttccacggTCCCTCATTTTGATGGAGCAGGCTCATcctgcatagtgccaaagatgaaggaggctttgaggcacatgcactttatctcaaagaagcatttgacggaggaattgaggtgactcaacttgcagaggcgaagttgggttcagaaggcaccACCTTACTTCAGATAGTATCTCTTAATTTAAATTGTTATTTTACACCTATAAATAAATGATATCCATATATAGGATTGATGTATAAGTGTTAAGAACTTAAGTTAGAGAGTAGTTTAagatttcttaaatatttttcttcttgcGAAATTTAATATGACTTTTCTTGTTTACTTAcatcttaatttattttttcttttatttggttTGATCATAGTATCTTATTACTACTGTTTGATAAAGAATTAAATAATCACTGATAAATTTCTCTCTTAacattaattaattatcataaataatttattatttttatttcaattatAAACATTTTTGTTTGTGTAATATGGTAAAAGAAATGATTCATACTAGTTTTTTTAATAATGTGGATAAGTTAAGAGTtttatcaatcaattaaattattagttgatttatttcctaatgcgtAACATTTTGATAGTTCTACATTGTAAGTTGACAAGACTAAGATTAATTTATAAGAGtttaataaatatatcattattaattttaacttaagtattttggcAAATGATTTCGTTCAAACGAAATTGATGAGTCAGTTAATCCATTAGGTCCGTGTTGTAACATTAGGTATTAGAGTTCATAATATTTAAGTATGGTGagagggcttgagtaggaaagAGCTACTTAAGGATGAAGTCAAATAACTTGTATGTAGAACTACTACTATTAAGCCCTCGATAAAGGTCTAATGTATGAATTATCATCAATtttagcttaaatattttgataatgatttaggTCAAACAAAGTTGATATGTTAATTGCCCTATCATaccatctcttttttttctttatatgattTTAGAATCAAAAGTATGGTAATATGTATTTTAATATCTCCTtggtgaaaaatataatattttttattatcgatTAGATATCTATTTCTCGTGATAACTTTGGAAAGATTACAAAATAGATATTTTTAATTACTcttaatattcaacaaataaaaatatgactcacttgaaaaatgaaaaataaaaatgactCATTTGAAAAATGATTTAAGCTTTGAGCGAGAAAAAGACTAAAATTAACTTATAAATATATGATGTacgatttattataaattttaacttaaatatttttatcaatagttTAGGTCAAACAAAGTTAATATGTTAAGTAGCTTATTAagccatcttttcttttctttatatgATTTTAGAATCAAAAGTATGATaatatgtattttaatattttttagtaaaaaatataatattttttactatCGGTTAAAGATATATATTTCTCGTGATAACTGACACTGCAAAACAAACATTTTTAACTACTCtttatattcaacaaataaaaattatatgcgaTTCGATTTCGATtcctaaaaattaaaaatcagaTCCACGAACTCCAAAATCAGGATTGATATAttgtttttggcacacaaaatcaaaatattaaaatttagccATATAAATAACTTGGATCAAGTTTTTAATTCAATTCTCTAAGTAACATCTTCTTTTTatccaatgaaaatattaattggGAATCAAAGATGAAAAAGGAGAAGCAGATGATACTTTTCATTTTAGTTTATCCGTCCAGTTAAGTAATGGCATTTACAAGATTCCACATGAAAATAAACTAAATCAAACATGAAAACAAACAATACATTGATCTTAGACGGAAAAGGATGCAAATTGACATTTCTCGTGCTCGTATCAGTTGGTCATGATTGGTTGGTGATGAAGTTGAAGCCATAAATGGAGGATTAATCGATCCTTTTCAGTTGCACGGAGAAAAAAATAGGAAGGACGAGTCACCGTGTGCTATTAAACGTCGAACGCATGTTTCATGGTGTTTCCTCTATCTTACCTTTAAAGCCCTCGAGTTAAGACTTCGTTGATCAGTGAATTCATCCGGGCAGTGCATAGGAACAGTGAGTCGATCTTACTTGCTTGCTACAAGTGCAATCTAAGATTATTCTTCACCGGTAGAAGCTGACTCTATTTTGAGGAGACATATGACTATTGTTTTGATATGATTCTATTTTGTCATGTTTTGGCCACATATGTATCAAACAAAGTACAAAAgaccaaaatatttattataacaaGATCTAAGAAAACTCCACTGTTTGCACAAGATAATTTCTCGATTTATAGCCTACGAGCACCATTTTGTACTTTAGACTTGGATATCAGTACTCATTCATCAATCTACAGTGA comes from the Musa acuminata AAA Group cultivar baxijiao chromosome BXJ1-10, Cavendish_Baxijiao_AAA, whole genome shotgun sequence genome and includes:
- the LOC135595439 gene encoding tryptophan synthase alpha chain-like, giving the protein MASGTVAVAPNSCCFHVSSAKPRFHSILMNHPPKSSLRMRAQGLGISETFSDLRRQGRVAFIPYITAGDPDLSTTAKALKLLDCCGADIIELGLPYNNPILDGPVIQASNKRALAGKTNMEAVISMLKEVVPQISCPIVIYSYYNLILARRSEWFLSALEDAGAKGIIVPDLPFEESADLKREAAKKNIDMVLLTTPTTTKKKMKAISDASEGFIYLVSSAGVTGARDTVNRQVQFLLKEIKEKTAKPVAVGFGISKPEHVKQLSLWGADGVIVGSAIVKLLGEANSTEDGLKHVESFVASLTAALPRGDQGLGEEHASSFILQQRR